The Sphingobacterium bambusae genome includes a window with the following:
- a CDS encoding DUF420 domain-containing protein, with product MITEEEKKYKKWIVTLSIVIPLAVAVLFGVNLKKLGYDVQPLSFLPPIYATINGLTAVLLFAAVTAIKKGKVKLHENLVKVCMACSLAFLVMYVAYHMTSDSTPYGGEGFLRYLYFFILITHILLSIIIIPFVLFTFVRGIAGAYERHKKLARITYPMWMYVAVTGVIVYLMISPYYVH from the coding sequence ATGATAACGGAGGAAGAAAAAAAATATAAGAAATGGATCGTCACACTGTCCATAGTTATACCATTGGCAGTAGCGGTCTTATTTGGCGTAAATTTAAAGAAGTTGGGCTACGACGTACAACCGTTGTCGTTTTTACCGCCAATTTACGCGACGATAAATGGCTTAACAGCCGTGTTACTATTTGCAGCGGTCACTGCAATTAAGAAAGGTAAGGTTAAACTACATGAGAACTTGGTGAAGGTATGCATGGCTTGCTCTTTGGCATTCCTTGTTATGTACGTAGCCTACCACATGACTTCTGACTCGACTCCCTACGGTGGCGAAGGTTTTTTGCGATACCTTTACTTCTTTATCCTGATCACGCATATCCTTTTGTCCATCATTATTATTCCCTTTGTACTGTTTACCTTTGTAAGAGGCATTGCAGGGGCTTATGAACGGCATAAGAAATTAGCGCGCATCACCTATCCGATGTGGATGTATGTGGCAGTTACGGGAGTTATTGTTTATTTGATGATTTCGCCGTATTACGTTCATTAA
- a CDS encoding SCO family protein: MPGFLYIAVNRLGSNHYVSLPVFGEKKLSGEMKRNWGREYPDTIFHTLPALSFTNFDGQTVAFPASDTTINIVHLCYSKDGSFSKLMMDNVQGLSDRFQENPLINFYSISVDPSENQESLAAFVKPYKGLQRGHWKVVFGPSSDIFSYAKDQLLIDAMVDPADSTRFLISNQFVLLDSKRRIRGFYDVSQKGEVDRLEDEVKLLVVEEIRNRPAKIAQK, encoded by the coding sequence GTGCCAGGATTTTTATATATAGCCGTTAATAGATTGGGATCCAATCATTACGTCTCTCTCCCCGTTTTTGGCGAGAAGAAGTTAAGTGGCGAAATGAAACGCAATTGGGGAAGGGAATACCCAGATACAATCTTCCATACGCTACCGGCACTTAGCTTCACCAATTTTGATGGACAGACAGTCGCTTTCCCAGCATCGGATACCACGATAAATATCGTGCATTTATGCTATTCAAAAGACGGTTCGTTTTCCAAATTAATGATGGATAACGTGCAGGGACTATCTGATCGATTTCAAGAAAATCCGCTTATTAATTTCTATTCTATCTCGGTAGATCCATCGGAAAATCAAGAAAGCCTAGCGGCGTTTGTGAAGCCTTATAAGGGCTTGCAGCGTGGGCATTGGAAAGTCGTCTTCGGCCCCTCATCCGATATTTTTTCTTACGCCAAGGATCAACTGTTGATTGATGCCATGGTGGATCCTGCTGATTCCACACGCTTTTTGATCAGCAATCAGTTTGTCTTGCTGGATTCAAAACGTAGGATACGCGGATTTTACGACGTAAGCCAAAAGGGAGAGGTCGATAGGTTGGAGGACGAAGTAAAGTTGCTTGTCGTAGAGGAAATTCGTAATAGGCCAGCTAAAATAGCGCAGAAATAG
- a CDS encoding cytochrome c oxidase subunit 3 translates to MSTTTVSQLDKVKDGPWSGGKSPWNLEYGKIMMWFFLVSDAFTFSAFLLYYGAQKFAQPTWIDADKIFQSVPGIVEHGQPLVFVGIMTFILIMSSVTMVLAVDAGHRNQKQEVIKWMLWTILGGLCFVGCQAIEWTHLHHEGFWFGRNPATGLEGDAVAQALAPYFSKDISYTAALQFSNLFFTITGFHGFHVSVGILLNIIILCMTLNNTFENRGTYLMVEKVGLYWHFVDLVWVFVFTFFYLI, encoded by the coding sequence ATGAGTACAACAACTGTATCGCAATTAGATAAGGTAAAAGACGGCCCTTGGAGCGGTGGTAAGTCGCCTTGGAACTTAGAGTATGGAAAGATCATGATGTGGTTTTTCTTGGTGTCGGATGCTTTTACATTCTCTGCCTTCTTACTCTATTATGGCGCTCAAAAATTTGCGCAACCCACTTGGATTGATGCGGATAAGATTTTTCAATCTGTACCCGGTATAGTAGAGCATGGTCAACCCTTGGTTTTCGTAGGTATCATGACATTCATCCTTATTATGTCATCGGTAACGATGGTGTTGGCAGTGGATGCCGGCCATAGAAACCAAAAGCAAGAAGTTATTAAATGGATGCTTTGGACTATTTTAGGCGGTCTTTGTTTCGTAGGTTGTCAAGCGATCGAATGGACACATTTGCACCATGAAGGTTTTTGGTTCGGAAGAAACCCCGCTACCGGCTTGGAAGGTGACGCTGTAGCGCAGGCTTTAGCTCCTTATTTCTCCAAAGATATATCGTACACTGCAGCCTTACAGTTCTCTAACTTGTTCTTTACGATCACTGGTTTCCACGGATTTCACGTGTCTGTAGGTATTCTTTTGAATATCATTATTTTGTGTATGACATTGAACAATACGTTTGAAAATCGCGGTACGTATTTGATGGTGGAGAAAGTTGGTTTATACTGGCACTTTGTGGATTTGGTTTGGGTATTCGTATTCACCTTCTTCTACTTAATCTAA
- a CDS encoding ABC transporter ATPase produces the protein MKRVWIYQSNRFLQDEEIARIEDVLSEFVEQWTAHGNQLAGSFSIRYGLFLMLMVDEEKAMVTGCSIDKSVHLLKKIEQELGISLFDRMQIAFRDPNSGNINIVGRDTFSSLVKDGLVHADTIVFNNMLTLVNELDEKWEVPLKDSWHARVFL, from the coding sequence ATGAAGAGAGTCTGGATTTACCAAAGCAATCGTTTTCTGCAGGACGAGGAGATTGCTCGCATAGAGGATGTGCTATCGGAGTTTGTGGAACAGTGGACCGCCCATGGCAATCAATTGGCCGGCAGTTTCAGCATCCGATATGGCCTGTTCTTAATGCTGATGGTGGACGAAGAAAAAGCGATGGTGACGGGTTGCTCTATTGATAAATCTGTCCATCTCTTGAAGAAAATTGAGCAGGAGTTGGGTATATCTTTGTTTGATCGTATGCAGATTGCTTTTCGCGATCCCAATAGTGGTAACATTAATATAGTAGGGCGAGATACCTTTTCTAGCCTTGTAAAAGATGGGCTTGTTCATGCGGACACTATTGTGTTCAACAATATGCTTACGCTGGTAAACGAGCTGGATGAGAAGTGGGAAGTTCCGCTGAAAGATAGTTGGCACGCTCGGGTGTTTTTGTAG
- a CDS encoding cytochrome C oxidase subunit IV family protein, with protein MSHHHENIAAHDHHDHGGMDKKGIWKVFFILLALTALEFLIALGFVHHWGVIEKGMLLNTVYIVLTLVKAYYIVAYFMHLKFEKSGFIICSAIGFIFIVYFIVLLLIEGDYLLHHLQSHPLFPNN; from the coding sequence ATGTCACATCATCACGAAAATATAGCAGCACACGACCACCACGACCATGGCGGCATGGATAAAAAAGGAATTTGGAAAGTATTCTTTATCCTTTTAGCGCTAACGGCACTTGAATTTTTGATTGCCTTGGGCTTTGTACATCACTGGGGCGTTATCGAAAAAGGAATGCTGTTGAATACGGTCTACATTGTTTTAACACTAGTCAAAGCATATTATATCGTCGCTTATTTCATGCACTTGAAGTTTGAGAAATCAGGTTTTATTATTTGTAGTGCAATAGGATTTATATTTATTGTTTATTTTATCGTTTTGTTATTGATCGAGGGCGATTATTTATTGCACCACTTGCAATCGCACCCTTTGTTTCCTAACAACTAA